The Amycolatopsis viridis genome window below encodes:
- a CDS encoding RNA polymerase-binding protein RbpA produces MADRVLRGSRLGAVSYETDRNHDLAPRRTVRYACPKNHEFEVPFSDDAEIPSVWECRLHGSESEIVDGAQPEQKKVKPPRTHWDMLLERRSIPELEELLNERLAELKGRRTSKSA; encoded by the coding sequence ATGGCCGACCGTGTTCTCCGTGGAAGCCGGCTGGGAGCGGTCAGCTACGAGACCGACCGCAATCACGATCTGGCCCCGCGCCGTACGGTGCGTTACGCGTGTCCGAAGAACCACGAGTTCGAGGTGCCCTTCTCCGACGACGCCGAGATCCCCTCGGTGTGGGAGTGCCGCCTGCACGGCAGCGAGTCCGAGATCGTCGATGGTGCGCAGCCCGAGCAGAAGAAGGTCAAGCCGCCGCGTACGCACTGGGACATGCTGCTCGAGCGGCGGAGCATTCCCGAGCTCGAGGAACTGCTGAACGAGCGTCTCGCTGAGCTGAAGGGACGGCGTACGTCCAAGTCGGCGTAA
- a CDS encoding DsbA family oxidoreductase, protein MRAEVYFDVLCPWCYIGKRRLTAALRGAPGTELLWRSRELDPEGSSVPGPTAAEVISAHQPDRAQAAARVARIQALGAAEGLTLNLDKARPVNSFDAHRLVQLAASCGLADQVLERLMHGYHTEGRNIADPDVLETLATEAGLDPAQTDKLLHSDAFADTVRADERRADERGIRGVPTLVVQTGIRASAIQDVATLTRLLRGER, encoded by the coding sequence ATGCGAGCCGAGGTCTACTTCGATGTCTTGTGTCCCTGGTGCTACATCGGCAAGCGACGGCTCACCGCTGCACTGCGCGGCGCTCCCGGAACCGAGCTCCTCTGGCGCAGCCGCGAGCTCGACCCGGAGGGCTCGTCCGTTCCCGGGCCCACGGCCGCCGAAGTCATCAGCGCCCACCAGCCCGACCGCGCGCAGGCCGCCGCCCGCGTCGCCCGGATCCAGGCCCTGGGCGCCGCCGAGGGCCTGACGCTGAATCTGGACAAGGCCAGGCCGGTCAACTCCTTCGACGCCCATCGGCTGGTCCAGCTGGCTGCCTCGTGCGGGCTGGCCGATCAAGTCCTCGAACGACTCATGCACGGCTACCACACCGAAGGACGCAACATCGCCGACCCCGATGTGCTGGAGACCCTTGCCACCGAAGCCGGACTGGATCCCGCGCAGACCGACAAACTCCTGCACAGCGACGCGTTCGCCGACACCGTCCGCGCTGACGAACGCCGTGCTGACGAACGCGGCATCCGTGGCGTACCCACGCTCGTGGTCCAAACAGGCATACGGGCGTCGGCAATCCAGGATGTCGCGACGCTGACCAGGCTTCTGAGGGGCGAACGCTGA